The proteins below are encoded in one region of Pseudomonas entomophila L48:
- a CDS encoding DUF2628 domain-containing protein: MESIPQTQADLTRYKPKWQERFAFFAQHGGPLSPTFKAAFKALPMGKRLLINMNFIAFFFGPIYLFVLGLWKKNLALLGISLAVGLVLGFYEGFTGTELPRAVDTGVNCGLAALWATVTNYAYYLKEVKGQQGWNPFEK; this comes from the coding sequence ATGGAAAGTATTCCCCAGACCCAAGCCGACCTGACCCGCTACAAGCCGAAGTGGCAGGAGCGCTTCGCCTTCTTCGCCCAGCACGGTGGCCCGCTGAGCCCGACGTTCAAGGCGGCGTTCAAGGCCTTGCCGATGGGCAAGCGCCTGCTGATCAACATGAACTTCATCGCGTTCTTCTTCGGGCCGATCTACCTGTTCGTCCTCGGCTTGTGGAAGAAGAACCTGGCGCTGCTGGGGATCTCCCTGGCCGTGGGCCTGGTGCTGGGCTTCTATGAAGGGTTCACCGGGACAGAACTGCCCCGTGCCGTGGACACGGGCGTGAACTGTGGCCTGGCAGCGCTGTGGGCCACGGTGACCAACTATGCCTACTACCTCAAAGAGGTGAAAGGCCAGCAAGGTTGGAACCCGTTCGAGAAGTAA
- a CDS encoding BatD family protein, giving the protein MSRFGVFFLSLLWSLLAQAAPMLQASVDRTRLEAGETFELTLESQDVTQFGKPDLHALDADFEVRGTRQLNSLHSLDGETRASTRWIITLLPRRSGSLRIPELQLGQSYSQPIDLQVQQADSQRPDVASQVFVEATLDSDTVYVQAQAVLTLRIYHSVALYDDSSLSPLQLENAKVDPLGESRTYEKEINGVRHGVIETRYAIYPQQSGTVEIPPLSFTATAADNGEQTAGTPRVGRQVQVNSLPLRLTVKPIPASYPSDRPWLPARSLTLEEHWNPDPASQPTQIGDSLTRNITLRVEGLSSTQLPPLPATETVGLRRYPDQPLLRNEIDERGMVANREEREALVPTHSGQLALPALEVTWWNTREDHLEHSSLPARTLEVQDNPALSADTPVGDSGGRTAVLWPWQLATLVLALTTLLGFALWWRARSQPAVLRAAQSGPSPRTLLDDLKRACQANDPQATRQALDAWARQQPETLAEMAARFVPLSDALDGLNGALYSESGQYWHGDELWRAIGTIPPAEQVQTPSAESGNLPPLYPK; this is encoded by the coding sequence ATGAGTCGCTTCGGCGTCTTTTTCCTCAGCCTGCTCTGGAGCCTTCTGGCCCAGGCCGCCCCCATGCTGCAAGCCAGCGTCGACCGCACACGCCTGGAGGCCGGCGAAACCTTCGAGCTGACCCTCGAAAGCCAGGACGTCACCCAGTTCGGCAAGCCCGACCTGCACGCCCTCGATGCCGATTTCGAGGTGCGTGGCACCCGCCAGCTCAACAGCCTGCACAGCCTCGACGGCGAAACCCGCGCCAGCACGCGCTGGATCATTACCCTGCTGCCCCGGCGCAGCGGCAGCCTGCGCATCCCTGAATTGCAGCTGGGCCAATCGTACAGCCAGCCTATCGATTTGCAGGTGCAGCAGGCCGACAGCCAGCGCCCGGACGTGGCTTCGCAGGTGTTCGTCGAGGCGACCCTGGACAGCGACACTGTCTACGTCCAGGCCCAGGCCGTGCTCACCCTGCGCATCTACCATTCGGTGGCGCTGTACGACGACAGCAGCCTCAGCCCGTTGCAGCTGGAAAACGCCAAGGTCGACCCCCTGGGCGAGTCGCGTACCTACGAGAAAGAGATCAACGGCGTGCGCCACGGCGTGATCGAAACCCGCTACGCGATCTACCCGCAGCAAAGCGGTACCGTCGAGATCCCGCCACTGAGCTTCACCGCCACCGCGGCCGACAACGGCGAGCAGACGGCCGGCACGCCGCGGGTGGGGCGCCAGGTCCAGGTCAACTCGTTGCCGCTGCGCCTGACGGTCAAGCCGATCCCGGCCAGCTACCCCAGCGACCGCCCGTGGCTTCCGGCGCGCAGCCTGACCCTGGAAGAGCACTGGAACCCGGACCCGGCCAGCCAGCCCACGCAGATCGGCGACTCACTGACCCGCAACATCACCCTGCGCGTTGAGGGGCTGTCGAGCACCCAGCTGCCGCCGCTGCCAGCCACCGAGACCGTGGGCCTGCGCCGTTACCCGGACCAGCCCCTGCTGCGCAACGAAATCGACGAACGCGGCATGGTCGCCAATCGCGAGGAGCGCGAGGCGCTGGTGCCGACCCACAGTGGCCAGCTGGCCCTGCCGGCGCTGGAGGTAACTTGGTGGAACACCCGCGAAGACCACCTGGAGCACAGCAGCCTGCCAGCGCGCACCCTGGAGGTGCAGGACAACCCAGCCCTGAGCGCCGACACGCCGGTCGGCGACAGCGGTGGTCGCACGGCCGTGCTGTGGCCGTGGCAGCTGGCCACGCTGGTCCTGGCCCTGACCACCCTGCTCGGTTTTGCCCTGTGGTGGCGCGCCCGCTCGCAACCGGCGGTATTGCGCGCGGCGCAAAGCGGCCCCAGCCCACGGACCCTGCTCGACGACCTCAAGCGCGCCTGCCAGGCCAACGATCCACAGGCCACGCGCCAGGCCCTGGATGCCTGGGCGCGCCAGCAGCCGGAGACCCTGGCCGAGATGGCGGCGCGGTTCGTGCCGTTGTCGGATGCGCTGGATGGTTTGAATGGGGCTTTGTACAGCGAGAGCGGCCAGTACTGGCACGGGGATGAACTGTGGCGGGCAATCGGGACTATCCCGCCCGCCGAGCAGGTACAGACACCGTCGGCAGAAAGCGGAAACCTGCCACCGCTGTATCCGAAATAA
- a CDS encoding vWA domain-containing protein, which produces MIDLWPQWLRPLWLLVIPLLGWLLFKLWHRRKRAGRWQMILPPQFHAVLLGGGSGSTSKLPWVALGLAWLLIVLALLGPSWQRLEETRQRPADPLVILLELTPQMLAEDSAPNRLEQARRKILDLLEHRQDSQTALIVYAGSAHTLVPLSDDLGTTRNLLEAIDPSIMPQPGQRADLAVQKGLALLAQSGLGQGRLLLVGSSLSNPEREGISQVLGRQGPSLLMLGVGSAEGAPVRQANGEYLKDDQGGILLPRLDSASLKGFINGTGGRYRHARIDDLDLRGLGLFDNPRLLRNDGQTVQLDSWADQGYWLLLPLLLLAACAGRRGWLFCLPLLLALPQPSQAFEFNDLWLRPDQQGQHLLERQQPAEAARHFEDSQWRGMALYQAGDFEGAAAAFAKGNTAAAHYNRGNALARAGELEAALDAYEQALERQPDFKPALDNQALVQQLLQQQQAKAEEQPANADEQGTPDADSEGNSSSTSSQAQGTPGSDEQAQAQQSGENNGNTQAPPATAGGDDDSITQPPQRPQSSSLDAEQRQALEQWLREIPDNPAELLRRKFWYEQQLHQEPSR; this is translated from the coding sequence ATGATCGACCTCTGGCCGCAATGGCTGCGCCCGCTCTGGCTGCTGGTGATCCCACTGCTTGGCTGGCTGCTGTTCAAGCTCTGGCACCGGCGCAAGCGCGCCGGGCGCTGGCAGATGATCCTGCCGCCGCAGTTCCACGCCGTATTGCTCGGGGGCGGCAGCGGCAGCACCAGCAAACTGCCGTGGGTCGCCCTGGGCCTGGCCTGGCTGCTGATCGTGCTGGCCCTGCTCGGGCCGAGCTGGCAGCGCCTGGAGGAAACCCGCCAGCGCCCGGCCGACCCGCTGGTGATCCTGCTCGAACTGACCCCGCAGATGCTTGCCGAGGACAGCGCGCCCAACCGCCTGGAGCAGGCCCGGCGCAAGATCCTCGACCTGCTCGAGCACCGCCAGGACAGCCAGACCGCGCTGATCGTCTACGCCGGCTCCGCCCACACCCTGGTGCCGCTGTCCGACGACCTGGGCACCACGCGCAACCTGCTGGAGGCGATCGACCCGTCGATCATGCCGCAGCCCGGCCAACGCGCCGACCTAGCCGTGCAGAAGGGCCTGGCGCTGCTGGCCCAGAGCGGCCTGGGCCAGGGCCGGCTGCTGCTGGTCGGTTCTTCCTTGAGCAACCCAGAGCGCGAAGGCATCAGCCAAGTCCTCGGGCGCCAGGGCCCGAGCCTGCTGATGCTGGGCGTGGGCAGCGCCGAGGGTGCGCCGGTGCGCCAGGCCAACGGCGAATACCTCAAGGACGATCAAGGCGGCATCCTCCTGCCGCGCCTGGACAGTGCCTCGCTCAAGGGTTTCATCAACGGCACCGGCGGGCGCTACCGCCACGCGCGCATCGACGACCTCGACCTGCGCGGCCTGGGCCTGTTCGACAACCCACGACTGCTGCGCAACGACGGCCAGACCGTGCAACTGGACAGCTGGGCCGACCAGGGCTACTGGTTGCTCCTGCCGCTGTTGCTGCTCGCCGCCTGCGCCGGCCGCCGCGGCTGGCTATTCTGCCTGCCGCTGTTGCTGGCCCTGCCGCAACCGAGCCAGGCCTTCGAGTTCAACGACCTGTGGCTGCGTCCCGACCAGCAGGGGCAGCACCTGCTGGAGCGCCAGCAACCGGCCGAAGCCGCCCGCCATTTCGAAGACTCGCAATGGCGCGGCATGGCTTTGTACCAAGCCGGTGACTTCGAAGGCGCCGCCGCCGCTTTTGCCAAAGGCAACACGGCGGCCGCCCACTACAATCGAGGCAATGCCCTGGCCCGGGCCGGCGAACTGGAAGCGGCGCTGGACGCCTACGAACAGGCGCTGGAGCGCCAGCCCGACTTCAAACCCGCCCTGGACAACCAGGCGCTGGTCCAGCAACTGTTGCAGCAACAGCAGGCCAAAGCCGAGGAACAACCGGCCAACGCCGATGAACAAGGCACCCCGGATGCCGACAGTGAAGGCAACAGCAGCTCGACCAGCAGCCAGGCCCAGGGCACACCGGGCAGCGACGAGCAGGCCCAGGCCCAGCAATCCGGCGAGAACAACGGCAACACCCAGGCGCCCCCCGCCACGGCCGGTGGCGACGACGACAGCATCACGCAGCCGCCCCAACGGCCGCAGTCCAGCAGCCTCGACGCCGAACAGCGCCAGGCCCTGGAACAATGGCTGCGGGAGATTCCCGACAACCCGGCGGAGCTGCTGCGGCGCAAATTCTGGTACGAACAGCAATTGCATCAGGAACCCTCACGATGA
- a CDS encoding vWA domain-containing protein: MFELAWPWIFALLPLPWLMRLLLPAADSGEPVLKVGFLDELEGLAGRRARLNLPTMRQQAPFVLIWLLLLLAAARPQWLGDPVPVSASGRDLLVAVDVSGSMDFPDMQWQGDEISRLDLVKALMGDFLQDRQGDRVGLILFGSQAYLQAPLTFDRRTVRTFLDEAQIGIAGKNTAIGDAIGLAVKRLRQRPAQSRVLILITDGANNGGQIHPLTAARLAAQEGVRIYTIGIGANPEASGTPGLLGLNPSLDLDEASLKEIAGITHGTYFRAHDGAELNAIGDTLDQLEPVAQQPTQARTATELYAWPLGLALLLSVLLVVAVQWPDNLLLRQLRKPSFLQPHPEWRQRLKRLRLRRRR, translated from the coding sequence ATGTTTGAACTGGCCTGGCCGTGGATCTTCGCGCTGCTGCCGCTGCCCTGGCTGATGCGCCTGCTGCTGCCGGCCGCCGACAGCGGCGAGCCGGTGCTCAAGGTGGGCTTTCTCGACGAGCTCGAAGGCCTGGCCGGGCGCCGCGCGCGCCTGAACCTGCCGACGATGCGCCAGCAGGCGCCGTTCGTGCTGATCTGGCTGCTCCTGCTGCTGGCCGCCGCCCGCCCACAATGGCTGGGCGACCCGGTGCCGGTGTCGGCCAGCGGCCGCGACCTGCTGGTGGCGGTGGACGTGTCCGGCTCCATGGACTTCCCCGACATGCAGTGGCAGGGCGACGAAATCAGCCGCCTGGACCTGGTCAAGGCGCTGATGGGCGACTTCCTGCAAGACCGCCAGGGCGACCGGGTCGGGTTGATCCTGTTCGGCAGCCAGGCCTACCTGCAGGCGCCGTTGACCTTCGACCGGCGCACCGTGCGCACCTTCCTCGACGAAGCGCAGATCGGCATCGCCGGCAAGAACACCGCCATCGGCGACGCCATCGGCCTGGCGGTCAAGCGCCTGCGCCAGCGTCCGGCGCAGAGCCGGGTGCTGATCCTGATCACCGACGGCGCCAACAACGGCGGGCAGATCCACCCGCTGACCGCCGCGCGCCTGGCCGCCCAGGAAGGTGTGCGCATCTACACCATCGGCATCGGCGCCAACCCCGAGGCCAGCGGCACCCCTGGCCTGCTCGGCCTGAACCCGAGCCTGGACCTGGACGAAGCCTCGCTCAAGGAGATCGCCGGGATCACCCACGGCACCTATTTCCGCGCCCACGACGGTGCGGAGCTCAACGCCATCGGCGACACCCTCGACCAACTCGAGCCGGTGGCCCAGCAGCCCACCCAGGCGCGCACCGCCACCGAGCTGTATGCCTGGCCACTGGGCCTGGCATTGCTGCTCAGCGTGCTGCTGGTGGTGGCGGTGCAATGGCCCGACAACCTGCTGCTGCGCCAGCTGCGCAAACCCAGCTTCCTGCAGCCCCACCCGGAATGGCGCCAGCGCCTCAAGCGCCTGCGCCTGAGGAGGCGGCGATGA
- a CDS encoding DUF4381 domain-containing protein produces the protein MNPLDQLQPLIAPPAVGFWPPAPGWWLLLALLPLLGWGAWRLRRWRPGKRKIVRAEQPLDPLRVEALAELARLPRPYDGAPAGAWLQQINALLKRLCRIHYPGANSHTLNGRQWLAFLDNRCPAAGLTRWMVLVEGAYKPECKLDDKAIAGLAQAVETWIRKHV, from the coding sequence ATGAACCCACTGGATCAGCTGCAACCGCTGATCGCCCCGCCCGCCGTCGGCTTCTGGCCCCCGGCGCCGGGTTGGTGGCTGCTGCTCGCCCTGCTGCCACTGCTGGGCTGGGGAGCATGGCGCCTGCGCCGCTGGCGCCCAGGCAAGCGCAAGATCGTGCGCGCCGAACAACCGCTGGACCCGCTGCGCGTGGAGGCACTGGCTGAACTGGCACGCCTGCCGCGCCCCTACGACGGGGCCCCGGCCGGCGCCTGGCTGCAGCAGATCAACGCCCTGCTCAAGCGCCTGTGCCGCATCCACTACCCCGGTGCAAACAGCCACACACTGAACGGGCGCCAGTGGCTGGCATTCCTCGACAACCGCTGCCCGGCCGCCGGCCTGACCCGCTGGATGGTGCTGGTCGAAGGTGCCTACAAGCCCGAGTGCAAGCTCGACGACAAGGCCATCGCCGGGCTCGCCCAGGCGGTCGAAACCTGGATCCGCAAGCATGTTTGA
- a CDS encoding DUF58 domain-containing protein, whose amino-acid sequence MPTTHLAEHGIRIGLSELIDMRHRVREIQLFSRPGQRSPLVGLHHSKLRGRGVDFDQVRVYQAGDDVRNIDWRVTARTQEPHTKLFHEERERPIFIMVEQSQRLFFGSGLLFKSVLAAQAAALFGWAALGHNDRIGGLVFGDNEHHEVKPRRSKQSLLQLLNRLAKVNQALHTEALPHPDSLGLALRRAREVLRPGSLAIVICDERALSANVEQHLAMLSRHCDVLLMPVSDPLDHALPAAGLLRFAQRSAQLELDTLDANLRQAYRQQAEARIERWELLAQKLRVVLMPLSTQSEMIEQLREYLNAQRPGNTK is encoded by the coding sequence ATGCCCACCACGCACCTGGCCGAGCACGGCATCCGCATCGGCCTGTCCGAGCTGATCGACATGCGTCACCGCGTGCGCGAGATTCAGCTGTTCTCCCGCCCCGGCCAGCGCAGCCCGCTGGTGGGGCTGCACCACTCCAAGCTGCGTGGGCGCGGGGTGGACTTCGACCAGGTGCGGGTCTACCAGGCCGGCGACGATGTGCGCAACATCGACTGGCGCGTCACCGCGCGCACCCAGGAGCCCCACACCAAGCTGTTCCACGAAGAGCGCGAGCGGCCGATCTTCATCATGGTCGAGCAGAGCCAGCGGCTGTTCTTCGGTTCAGGGCTGCTGTTCAAGTCGGTGCTCGCCGCCCAGGCCGCCGCATTGTTCGGCTGGGCCGCGCTGGGCCACAACGACCGTATCGGCGGGCTGGTGTTCGGCGACAACGAACACCACGAGGTCAAGCCGCGTCGCAGCAAGCAGAGCCTGCTGCAGTTGCTCAACCGCCTGGCCAAGGTCAACCAGGCGCTGCACACCGAAGCGCTGCCGCACCCCGACAGCCTCGGCCTGGCCCTGCGCCGGGCGCGCGAGGTGCTGCGCCCGGGCAGCCTGGCCATCGTCATCTGCGACGAGCGCGCCCTCAGCGCCAACGTCGAGCAGCACCTGGCGATGCTGTCGCGCCACTGCGACGTGCTGCTGATGCCGGTCAGCGACCCGCTCGACCACGCCCTGCCCGCCGCCGGCCTGCTGCGTTTCGCCCAGCGCAGCGCGCAGCTGGAGCTCGACACCCTGGACGCCAACCTGCGCCAGGCCTACCGTCAGCAGGCAGAGGCGCGCATCGAGCGCTGGGAGCTGCTGGCGCAGAAGCTGCGGGTGGTGCTGATGCCGCTGAGCACCCAGAGCGAGATGATCGAGCAACTGCGCGAGTACCTGAACGCCCAGCGCCCGGGGAACACCAAATGA
- a CDS encoding AAA family ATPase: MEHREALIALRTFLSSQILGQEKLVERLLIVLLADGHMLVEGAPGLAKTKAIKELAEGIEAQFHRIQFTPDLLPADITGTEIYRPETGSFVFQQGPIFHNLVLADEINRAPAKVQSALLEAMAERQVSVGRSTYELSPLFLVMATQNPIEQEGTYPLPEAQLDRFLMHVKIGFPDAAVERRILLQARGEALGGEVKPERRVSQQAIFAARKEILGLYMADAVEEYLVQLVMATRTPAKFDSELADWIAYGASPRGSIALDRCARAHAWLAGRDFVSPEDIQAVLFDVLRHRIILSFEAEAAGVDQDRVVQRILDVVAVA; the protein is encoded by the coding sequence ATGGAACACCGTGAGGCGCTGATCGCGCTGCGCACCTTTCTCTCTTCCCAGATCCTCGGCCAGGAGAAACTGGTCGAGCGCCTGCTGATCGTGCTCCTGGCCGACGGCCACATGCTGGTCGAAGGCGCCCCGGGCCTGGCCAAGACCAAGGCCATCAAAGAGCTCGCCGAAGGCATCGAGGCGCAGTTCCATCGCATCCAGTTCACCCCCGACCTGCTGCCCGCCGATATCACCGGCACCGAGATCTACCGCCCGGAAACCGGCAGCTTCGTGTTCCAGCAGGGGCCGATCTTCCACAACCTGGTGCTGGCCGACGAAATCAACCGCGCGCCGGCCAAGGTACAGTCCGCCCTGCTCGAGGCCATGGCCGAGCGCCAGGTCAGCGTCGGGCGCAGCACCTACGAGCTGTCGCCGCTGTTCCTGGTGATGGCCACGCAGAACCCGATCGAGCAGGAAGGCACCTACCCGCTGCCCGAGGCCCAGCTCGACCGCTTCCTCATGCACGTGAAAATCGGCTTCCCCGACGCCGCGGTAGAGCGGCGCATCCTCCTGCAAGCCCGGGGCGAGGCGCTGGGTGGCGAGGTGAAGCCCGAGCGCCGGGTCAGCCAGCAGGCGATCTTCGCCGCGCGCAAGGAAATCCTCGGCCTGTACATGGCCGACGCCGTGGAGGAGTACCTGGTGCAACTGGTGATGGCCACCCGCACCCCGGCCAAGTTCGACAGCGAACTGGCCGACTGGATCGCCTACGGCGCCAGCCCGCGCGGCTCGATCGCCCTGGACCGCTGCGCACGGGCGCACGCCTGGCTGGCCGGGCGCGACTTCGTCAGCCCTGAAGACATCCAGGCGGTGCTGTTCGACGTGCTGCGCCACCGCATCATCCTCTCGTTCGAGGCCGAGGCCGCAGGGGTCGACCAGGACCGGGTGGTCCAGCGCATCCTCGACGTCGTGGCCGTCGCCTGA
- a CDS encoding Imm53 family immunity protein: MNDLIEALQDWYARQCNDTWEHSFGVEISNIDNPGWKIKITGASKRSILNTRIDRNETDWININADDTSFNAYGGPPNLQELLEAAVNWVHTAKNPDE, translated from the coding sequence ATGAACGACTTGATCGAAGCACTGCAAGATTGGTATGCCCGCCAATGCAACGATACCTGGGAGCACTCATTTGGCGTTGAAATTTCCAATATCGACAATCCAGGTTGGAAAATCAAAATCACTGGCGCAAGCAAAAGAAGCATTCTAAATACCCGCATTGACAGAAACGAAACAGACTGGATAAACATCAACGCAGACGACACGTCATTTAACGCGTATGGCGGCCCGCCAAACCTGCAAGAGCTGCTGGAGGCTGCCGTTAATTGGGTTCACACCGCTAAAAACCCAGATGAATGA
- a CDS encoding MFS transporter, protein MSVHEAALAATETPEQQRKRLRKVAAATIFGSMLEWYDFYLYATMAAIVFSKIFFDPSNPAVASLLAFSTFAIGFIARPFGGVLFGYLGDRFGRKQVLVITFCMMGVCTALIGLIPGYASIGIWAPILLVIIRIIQGLGAGAELSGAAVTSYEHASEGKRGSQGAWPALGLNLGLLLSSLTVYLLTMNGNEFLLAGGWRIPFIASIVLVAVGLWVRKSIPETPDFKELDKADDKPQVSPLKLLFKNDLKGLAVVFFVAVGYNALSYIFKTFSLAYLTQFKGVEAHVTSLSVTLASLVAIFAVPFFGWLCDKWSSKTVLMLGGVLSALFAFPFLQLLSTGEPMMIYLAIAVGTGILAPMMFAPQGSFLSRQFPTQTRSSGFGTGREIGTAVAGGLAPLGGLALVAGSATHSTDGVALILAVAGVLVVVFACFDQGWRHSKSKN, encoded by the coding sequence ATGTCGGTACACGAGGCGGCCCTGGCCGCGACCGAAACGCCCGAACAGCAACGCAAGCGCCTGCGCAAGGTGGCGGCGGCGACCATCTTCGGCTCGATGCTGGAGTGGTACGACTTCTACCTCTACGCCACCATGGCGGCGATCGTCTTCTCGAAGATCTTCTTCGACCCGAGCAACCCGGCGGTGGCCTCGCTACTGGCGTTCTCCACCTTCGCCATCGGCTTCATCGCCCGCCCCTTCGGCGGCGTGCTGTTCGGCTACCTGGGCGACCGTTTCGGGCGCAAGCAGGTGCTGGTGATCACCTTCTGCATGATGGGGGTGTGCACCGCACTGATCGGGCTGATCCCGGGCTACGCCAGCATCGGTATCTGGGCGCCGATCCTGCTGGTGATCATCCGCATCATCCAGGGCCTGGGCGCCGGCGCCGAGCTGTCCGGCGCGGCGGTGACCTCCTACGAGCACGCCAGCGAAGGCAAGCGCGGCAGCCAGGGCGCCTGGCCGGCGCTGGGGCTGAACCTGGGCCTGCTGCTCTCGTCGCTGACCGTGTACCTGCTGACCATGAACGGCAACGAGTTCCTGCTCGCCGGTGGCTGGCGCATCCCGTTCATTGCCAGCATCGTCCTGGTGGCCGTGGGGTTGTGGGTGCGCAAGAGCATTCCCGAGACCCCGGACTTCAAGGAACTGGACAAGGCCGACGACAAGCCGCAGGTGTCGCCGCTGAAGCTGCTGTTCAAGAACGACCTCAAGGGCCTGGCCGTGGTGTTCTTCGTGGCCGTGGGCTACAACGCCCTGAGCTACATCTTCAAGACCTTCTCGCTGGCGTACCTGACCCAGTTCAAGGGCGTCGAAGCCCATGTCACCTCGCTGTCGGTGACCCTGGCCAGCCTGGTGGCGATCTTCGCCGTGCCGTTCTTCGGCTGGCTGTGCGACAAGTGGAGCAGCAAGACCGTGCTGATGCTGGGCGGGGTGCTGTCGGCGCTGTTCGCGTTCCCGTTCCTGCAACTGCTGTCGACCGGCGAGCCGATGATGATCTACCTGGCCATCGCTGTGGGCACCGGGATCCTGGCGCCGATGATGTTCGCCCCGCAGGGGTCGTTCCTCAGCCGGCAGTTCCCGACCCAGACGCGCTCGTCCGGGTTCGGCACCGGGCGTGAGATCGGCACCGCCGTGGCCGGCGGCCTGGCGCCACTGGGTGGGCTGGCGTTGGTGGCAGGGTCGGCGACCCATTCCACCGATGGAGTGGCGTTGATCCTGGCGGTGGCCGGCGTGCTGGTAGTGGTGTTCGCATGCTTTGACCAAGGGTGGCGGCATTCGAAGTCGAAGAACTGA
- the lhgO gene encoding L-2-hydroxyglutarate oxidase, with product MTYDYCIIGGGIVGLATAMALLEQRPGASLLVLEKEASLGRHQTGHNSGVIHAGIYYAPGSLKADLCKRGAQATKDFCSEHGIAFEVCGKLLVASNDLEVQRMQALYERSQQNGLKVERLDAGALREREPNIVGKGALFLDATGIVDYTQVCDAMAKVIQQAGGELRLSTTVRAIQEHADHVTVTSDSHTWRARQLVACAGLQSDRLARLAGVKINHQIIPFRGEYYRLPASKNQIVNHLIYPIPDPELPFLGVHLTRMIDGSVTVGPNAVLGFGRENYRKFSVNWRDVAEYARFPGFWKTLWNNLGSGTAEMKNSLFKRGYLEQCRKYCPSLEVEDLLPYEAGIRAQAVMRDGTLVHDFLFAETPRMVHVCNAPSPAATSAIPIGQMIAEKILKAR from the coding sequence ATGACCTACGACTACTGCATCATCGGCGGCGGCATCGTCGGCCTCGCCACCGCCATGGCCCTGCTCGAGCAGCGCCCCGGCGCTTCGCTGCTGGTCCTCGAGAAGGAAGCCAGCCTCGGTCGCCACCAGACCGGCCACAACAGCGGCGTGATCCACGCCGGCATCTACTACGCCCCCGGCAGCCTCAAGGCCGACCTGTGCAAGCGCGGCGCCCAGGCCACCAAGGACTTCTGCAGCGAGCATGGCATCGCCTTCGAGGTGTGCGGCAAGCTGCTGGTGGCCTCCAACGACCTGGAGGTGCAGCGCATGCAGGCGCTGTATGAGCGTTCGCAGCAGAACGGTTTGAAGGTCGAGCGCCTGGATGCCGGCGCGCTGCGCGAGCGGGAACCGAACATCGTCGGCAAGGGCGCGCTGTTCCTCGATGCCACCGGCATCGTCGACTACACGCAGGTGTGCGACGCCATGGCCAAGGTAATCCAGCAGGCCGGTGGCGAGCTGCGCCTGTCCACCACGGTGCGCGCCATCCAGGAGCACGCCGACCACGTCACCGTCACCAGCGACAGCCACACCTGGCGCGCCCGCCAGCTGGTGGCCTGCGCCGGTTTGCAGTCCGACCGCCTGGCGCGCCTGGCCGGGGTGAAGATCAATCACCAGATCATCCCCTTCCGTGGTGAGTACTACCGCCTGCCGGCGAGCAAGAACCAGATCGTCAACCACCTGATCTACCCGATCCCCGACCCGGAGCTGCCGTTCCTCGGCGTGCACCTGACGCGGATGATCGACGGCAGTGTCACCGTCGGCCCCAACGCGGTGCTGGGTTTCGGCCGGGAGAACTACCGCAAGTTCTCGGTGAACTGGCGCGATGTCGCCGAGTACGCGCGCTTCCCCGGTTTCTGGAAAACCCTCTGGAACAACCTCGGCTCCGGCACCGCCGAGATGAAGAACTCGCTGTTCAAGCGTGGCTACCTGGAGCAATGCCGCAAGTACTGCCCATCGCTGGAGGTCGAGGACCTGCTGCCCTACGAGGCCGGCATCCGCGCCCAGGCGGTGATGCGCGACGGCACCCTGGTGCACGACTTCCTGTTCGCCGAGACCCCGCGCATGGTCCACGTCTGCAACGCCCCGTCGCCGGCCGCCACCTCGGCCATCCCCATCGGCCAGATGATCGCCGAGAAGATCCTCAAGGCCCGCTGA